A DNA window from Streptococcus sp. LPB0220 contains the following coding sequences:
- the rpoB gene encoding DNA-directed RNA polymerase subunit beta: MAGHDVQYGKHRTRRSFSRIKEVLDLPNLIEIQTDSFKDFLDHGLKEVFEDVLPISNFTDTMELEFVGYEIREPKYSLEEARIHDASYSAPIFVTFRLVNKETGEIKTQEVFFGDFPIMTEMGTFIINGGERIIVSQLVRSPGVYFNDKVDKNGKVGYGSTVIPNRGAWLELETDSKDIAYTRIDRTRKIPFTTLVRALGFSGDDEIIDIFGDSELVRNTIEKDIHKNPMDSRTDEALKEIYERLRPGEPKTAESSRSLLVARFFDPRRYDLAPVGRYKINKKLNIKNRLLNQTIAEPLVDAETGEILVEAGTVMTRDVIDSISEQLDNGLNKITYIPNDAAVLTEPVELQKFKVVAPTDPDRVVTIIGNANPSDKVRIVTPADILAEMSYFLNLAEGIGRVDDIDHLGNRRIRAVGELLANQVRLGLSRMERNVRERMSVQDNDVLTPQQIINIRPVTAAIKEFFGSSQLSQFMDQHNPLSELSHKRRLSALGPGGLTRDRAGYEVRDVHYTHYGRMCPIETPEGPNIGLINNLSSYGHLNKYGFIQTPYRKVDREKGVVTNEIVWLTADEEDEYIVAQANSKLNEKGGFAEPIVMGRHRGNNQEFPSDQVDYMDVSPKQVVAVATACIPFLENDDSNRALMGANMQRQAVPLIDPKAPYVGTGMEYQAAHDSGAAVIAQHDGKVTYADADKVEVRREDGSLDVYHIQKFRRSNSGTAYNQRTLVKVGDVVEKGDFIADGPSMEKGEMALGQNPIVAYMTWEGYNFEDAVIMSERLVKEDVYTSVHLEEFESETRDTKLGPEEITREIPNVGEDALRDLDETGIIRIGAEVKEGDILVGKVTPKGEKDLSAEERLLHAIFGDKSREVRDTSLRVPHGGDGVVRDVKIFTRANGDELQSGVNMLVRVYIAQKRKIRVGDKMAGRHGNKGVVSRIVPVEDMPYLPDGTPVDIMLNPLGVPSRMNIGQVMELHLGMAARNLGIHIATPVFDGASSEDLWDTVKEAGMDSDAKTILYDGRTGEPFDNRVSVGVMYMIKLHHMVDDKLHARSVGPYSMVTQQPLGGKAQFGGQRFGEMEVWALEAYGASNVLQEILTYKSDDVNGRLKAYEAITKGKPIPKPGVPESFRVLVKELQSLGLDMRVLDEDDQEVELRDLDEGEDDDVIHVDDLEKAREKAAKEAKAAFDAEESEK, from the coding sequence TTGGCAGGACATGACGTTCAATACGGGAAACATCGGACCCGTCGTAGTTTTTCAAGAATCAAAGAGGTTCTTGATTTACCAAACTTGATTGAAATCCAGACAGACTCATTCAAAGATTTCTTGGATCATGGCTTGAAGGAAGTATTTGAAGATGTGCTTCCCATCTCAAACTTCACGGATACAATGGAATTGGAATTTGTGGGTTATGAAATCCGCGAACCTAAGTATTCGCTTGAAGAAGCGCGCATCCACGATGCCAGCTACTCAGCACCAATCTTTGTGACCTTCCGTTTGGTCAACAAAGAAACAGGTGAAATCAAGACCCAAGAAGTTTTCTTTGGTGATTTCCCAATCATGACTGAAATGGGAACCTTCATCATCAATGGTGGAGAACGGATTATCGTATCTCAGTTGGTCCGCTCACCAGGTGTCTACTTCAATGATAAGGTGGACAAGAATGGTAAGGTTGGTTATGGATCAACTGTTATCCCTAACCGTGGGGCTTGGTTAGAGCTTGAAACCGACTCAAAAGACATTGCTTACACACGTATCGACCGCACACGTAAGATTCCATTTACAACTCTTGTGCGTGCTCTTGGATTCTCTGGAGATGATGAAATCATCGATATCTTTGGGGATAGCGAATTGGTTCGTAATACCATTGAAAAAGATATCCACAAAAATCCAATGGATTCACGGACAGATGAAGCCCTCAAAGAAATCTACGAGCGTCTTCGTCCGGGTGAACCAAAAACAGCGGAAAGCTCACGCAGCTTGTTGGTAGCTCGTTTCTTTGATCCACGTCGTTATGACTTGGCTCCTGTCGGTCGCTACAAGATCAACAAGAAACTCAATATCAAGAACCGCTTGTTGAACCAAACAATCGCAGAACCATTGGTAGATGCTGAAACAGGGGAAATCCTTGTAGAAGCTGGTACTGTCATGACGCGCGATGTGATCGACAGCATCTCTGAACAATTGGATAACGGTTTGAACAAAATCACCTACATTCCAAATGATGCTGCTGTTTTGACAGAACCAGTAGAATTGCAAAAATTCAAAGTTGTCGCTCCAACAGATCCAGACCGCGTTGTCACCATCATCGGAAATGCCAACCCATCTGACAAAGTACGGATTGTAACTCCAGCAGATATCTTGGCAGAAATGAGCTATTTCTTGAACCTGGCAGAAGGTATTGGTCGCGTGGATGATATCGACCACCTTGGAAACCGTCGGATTCGTGCCGTTGGTGAATTGCTTGCCAACCAAGTGCGTCTTGGACTTTCACGGATGGAACGAAACGTTCGCGAACGGATGTCTGTACAAGATAACGATGTCTTGACACCACAACAAATCATCAACATCCGTCCAGTAACTGCAGCAATTAAAGAATTCTTTGGTTCTTCCCAATTGTCACAGTTCATGGACCAACACAACCCGCTTTCTGAGTTGTCTCACAAACGTCGTTTGTCTGCCTTAGGGCCTGGTGGTTTGACACGTGACCGCGCTGGATATGAAGTACGTGACGTGCACTATACCCACTATGGTCGTATGTGTCCAATCGAAACACCTGAAGGACCAAACATCGGTTTGATCAACAACTTGTCATCTTATGGACACTTGAACAAGTATGGTTTCATCCAAACACCATACCGTAAAGTGGACCGTGAAAAAGGTGTAGTCACTAACGAAATCGTTTGGTTGACAGCCGATGAAGAAGATGAGTACATCGTTGCTCAGGCCAACTCTAAGTTGAACGAAAAGGGTGGCTTTGCTGAGCCAATCGTTATGGGACGTCACCGTGGTAACAACCAAGAGTTCCCATCTGATCAAGTCGACTACATGGACGTGTCTCCAAAACAAGTAGTTGCCGTTGCGACAGCATGTATTCCTTTCTTGGAAAACGATGACTCCAACCGTGCCCTCATGGGTGCCAACATGCAACGTCAGGCTGTGCCATTGATTGATCCAAAAGCCCCTTATGTGGGTACTGGTATGGAATACCAAGCTGCCCATGACTCAGGAGCTGCAGTCATTGCTCAACACGATGGTAAAGTTACTTACGCGGATGCAGACAAGGTAGAAGTTCGTCGGGAAGATGGATCTCTTGATGTATATCACATCCAAAAATTCCGTCGTTCAAACTCAGGTACGGCTTACAACCAACGTACCCTTGTAAAAGTTGGCGATGTTGTTGAAAAAGGCGACTTTATTGCTGACGGTCCATCGATGGAAAAAGGGGAAATGGCCCTTGGTCAAAACCCAATCGTCGCTTACATGACTTGGGAAGGGTATAACTTCGAGGATGCCGTTATCATGAGCGAACGCTTGGTGAAAGAAGATGTCTACACATCTGTTCACTTGGAAGAATTCGAATCAGAAACACGCGATACCAAGTTAGGCCCTGAAGAAATTACCCGTGAAATTCCAAACGTCGGGGAAGATGCTCTTCGTGACTTGGATGAAACAGGTATTATCCGTATTGGTGCGGAAGTAAAAGAAGGCGATATCCTTGTCGGTAAGGTCACACCGAAGGGTGAAAAAGACCTTTCTGCTGAAGAACGTCTCCTTCACGCGATCTTTGGAGATAAATCTCGTGAAGTGCGGGATACATCACTCCGTGTACCTCACGGTGGAGATGGAGTCGTTCGCGATGTTAAGATCTTTACACGTGCAAACGGAGATGAATTGCAATCGGGTGTCAACATGTTGGTTCGTGTTTACATCGCACAAAAACGCAAGATCCGCGTCGGAGATAAGATGGCCGGTCGTCACGGAAACAAAGGGGTTGTGTCTCGTATTGTTCCAGTTGAAGATATGCCTTACCTTCCAGACGGTACACCGGTTGATATCATGTTGAACCCTCTTGGGGTGCCATCACGTATGAATATCGGTCAGGTTATGGAACTTCACCTTGGTATGGCCGCTCGTAACTTGGGTATTCACATCGCAACACCAGTCTTTGACGGAGCAAGCTCAGAAGACCTCTGGGATACTGTAAAAGAAGCTGGTATGGATAGCGATGCTAAGACTATTCTTTACGATGGACGTACAGGTGAGCCATTTGACAACCGTGTCTCTGTCGGTGTCATGTACATGATCAAGCTCCACCACATGGTTGATGATAAACTCCATGCCCGTTCAGTCGGACCTTACTCAATGGTTACCCAACAACCACTCGGAGGGAAAGCTCAATTTGGTGGACAACGTTTCGGGGAAATGGAAGTGTGGGCCCTTGAGGCTTATGGTGCATCAAATGTCCTTCAAGAAATCTTGACTTACAAGTCAGATGATGTCAACGGACGTTTGAAAGCCTATGAAGCGATTACCAAAGGTAAACCAATTCCAAAACCAGGTGTACCAGAATCCTTCCGCGTTCTTGTCAAAGAATTGCAATCACTTGGTCTTGACATGCGTGTCTTGGACGAAGATGATCAAGAAGTGGAACTTCGTGACCTCGATGAAGGGGAAGACGATGATGTGATTCATGTGGATGACCTTGAAAAAGCACGTGAAAAAGCAGCCAAGGAAGCAAAAGCAGCCTTTGATGCTGAAGAATCAGAAAAATAA
- the rpoC gene encoding DNA-directed RNA polymerase subunit beta' codes for MVDVNRFKSMQITLASPSKVRSWSYGEVKKPETINYRTLKPEREGLFDEVIFGPTKDWECACGKYKRIRYKGIVCDRCGVEVTRAKVRRERMGHIELKAPVSHIWYFKGIPSRMGLTLDMSPRALEEVIYFAAYVVIDPKDTPLEHKSIMTEREYRERLREYGPGSFVAKMGAEAIQDLLKQVDLEAEIALLKEELKTATGQKRVKAVRRLDVLDAFYKSGNKPEWMVLNILPVIPPDLRPMVQLDGGRFAASDLNDLYRRVINRNNRLARLLELNAPGIIVQNEKRMLQEAVDALIDNGRRGRPITGPGSRPLKSLSHMLKGKQGRFRQNLLGKRVDFSGRSVIAVGPTLKMYQCGVPREMAIELFKPFVMREIVARDIVQNVKAAKRLVERGDERIWDILEEVIKEHPVLLNRAPTLHRLGIQAFEPVLIDGKALRLHPLVCEAYNADFDGDQMAIHVPLSEEAQAEARILMLAAEHILNPKDGKPVVTPSQDMVLGNYYLTMEEAGREGEGMVFKDRDEAVMALRNGYVHLHTRVGIATDSLNKPWTEAQQHKILLTTVGKILFNDIMPAELPYLQEPNNANLTEGVPAKYFLEPGQDVKAAIEKLELNVPFKKKNLGNIIAEIFKRFRTTETSAFLDRLKDLGYHHSTLAGLTVGIADIPVVEDKAEIIEESHKRVEQITKQFRRGLITDDERYNAVTAEWRAAREKLEKRLVDNQDPKNPIVMMMDSGARGNISNFSQLAGMRGLMAAPNGRIMELPILSNFREGLSVLEMFFSTHGARKGMTDTALKTADSGYLTRRLVDVAQDVIIREDDCGTDRGLVIRAITDGKEMIEPLEERLTGRYTKKSVKHPETGEVIVGPDTLISEDLAREIVKAGVEEVTIRSVFTCNTRHGVCRHCYGINLATGDAVEVGEAVGTIAAQSIGEPGTQLTMRTFHTGGVASNTDITQGLPRVQEIFEARNPKGEAVITEVKGEVTAIEEDASTRTKKVFVSGATGEGEYVVPYTARMKVEVGDQVSRGAALTEGSIQPKRLLAVRDVLSVETYLLAEVQKVYRSQGVEIGDKHIEVMVRQMIRKVRVMDPGDTDLLMGTLMDITDFTDANKDVLISGGVPATARPVLMGITKASLETNSFLSAASFQETTRVLTDAAIRGKKDHLLGLKENVIIGKIIPAGTGMARYRNLEPQAINEVEIIEEVPLTDGTVDEVQTAEVVEE; via the coding sequence GTGGTTGATGTAAATCGTTTTAAAAGTATGCAAATCACCCTAGCTTCTCCAAGCAAGGTCCGTTCATGGTCTTATGGAGAGGTCAAGAAACCTGAAACAATCAACTACCGTACATTGAAACCAGAACGTGAAGGTCTCTTTGATGAAGTCATCTTTGGACCTACAAAAGACTGGGAATGTGCGTGTGGGAAATACAAACGGATCCGTTACAAAGGGATCGTTTGTGACCGCTGTGGGGTTGAAGTAACACGTGCGAAAGTTCGTCGTGAACGCATGGGGCACATCGAGTTGAAAGCACCTGTATCACACATCTGGTACTTCAAAGGAATCCCTTCTCGTATGGGATTGACCTTGGATATGAGCCCTCGTGCCCTTGAAGAAGTCATTTACTTCGCAGCTTATGTGGTCATCGATCCAAAAGATACACCACTTGAGCACAAATCCATCATGACAGAACGTGAATACCGTGAACGCTTGCGTGAATACGGACCAGGTTCCTTTGTAGCTAAGATGGGTGCAGAAGCGATCCAAGACCTCTTGAAACAAGTGGATTTGGAAGCTGAAATTGCTCTCTTGAAAGAAGAATTGAAGACTGCAACTGGTCAAAAACGTGTGAAGGCTGTTCGTCGTTTGGATGTCTTGGATGCCTTCTACAAATCTGGTAACAAGCCAGAATGGATGGTTCTCAACATCCTTCCAGTTATTCCACCAGATCTTCGTCCGATGGTCCAATTGGATGGTGGCCGTTTTGCTGCCTCTGACTTGAACGACCTTTACCGCCGTGTAATCAACCGGAACAACCGTTTGGCACGTTTGCTTGAGTTGAATGCCCCTGGTATCATCGTGCAAAACGAAAAACGGATGCTCCAAGAAGCCGTTGATGCTTTGATCGATAACGGTCGTCGTGGTCGTCCGATCACAGGACCAGGTAGCCGTCCACTGAAATCATTGAGTCACATGCTCAAAGGGAAACAAGGACGCTTCCGTCAAAACTTGCTCGGTAAACGGGTGGACTTCTCAGGACGTTCCGTTATCGCCGTTGGTCCAACTCTTAAGATGTACCAATGTGGTGTGCCACGTGAAATGGCGATCGAGCTCTTCAAACCATTCGTCATGCGTGAAATCGTTGCGCGTGATATCGTGCAAAACGTTAAAGCTGCAAAACGCTTGGTCGAACGCGGAGATGAACGCATCTGGGATATCCTAGAAGAAGTGATCAAAGAACACCCAGTTCTCTTGAACCGCGCACCGACCCTTCACCGTTTGGGGATCCAAGCTTTTGAACCTGTCTTGATTGACGGGAAAGCCCTTCGCTTGCACCCACTTGTCTGTGAAGCCTACAATGCCGACTTTGACGGTGACCAAATGGCCATCCACGTACCGCTTTCAGAAGAAGCTCAAGCAGAAGCTCGTATCTTGATGTTGGCTGCTGAGCACATCTTGAATCCAAAAGACGGTAAACCAGTTGTTACCCCATCTCAGGATATGGTATTGGGGAACTACTACCTCACTATGGAAGAAGCTGGTCGTGAAGGAGAAGGCATGGTCTTCAAAGACCGTGATGAAGCGGTCATGGCTCTTCGCAATGGCTATGTTCACTTGCATACACGTGTCGGAATTGCGACAGATAGCTTGAACAAACCATGGACAGAAGCGCAACAACACAAGATTCTCTTGACAACTGTTGGTAAGATCCTCTTTAACGATATCATGCCTGCAGAGCTTCCATACCTTCAAGAGCCAAATAATGCCAACTTGACAGAAGGCGTTCCAGCTAAGTACTTCTTGGAGCCTGGTCAAGATGTCAAAGCAGCGATTGAGAAATTGGAATTAAACGTTCCATTCAAGAAGAAAAATCTTGGAAATATCATCGCAGAAATCTTCAAACGCTTCCGTACAACTGAAACATCTGCTTTCTTGGACCGCTTGAAAGACTTGGGTTACCATCACTCAACCCTTGCTGGTTTGACAGTGGGGATTGCCGATATTCCGGTCGTTGAAGATAAAGCAGAAATCATTGAAGAATCTCACAAACGTGTGGAACAAATCACTAAACAATTCCGTCGTGGTTTGATCACAGATGATGAACGCTACAATGCCGTTACAGCTGAATGGCGTGCAGCCCGTGAAAAATTGGAAAAACGCTTAGTGGATAACCAAGATCCGAAGAACCCAATCGTTATGATGATGGACTCTGGAGCCCGTGGTAACATTTCAAACTTCTCGCAACTTGCCGGTATGCGTGGTTTGATGGCCGCTCCAAACGGACGGATCATGGAATTGCCAATCCTGTCAAACTTCCGCGAAGGTTTGTCAGTACTCGAAATGTTCTTCTCAACTCACGGTGCCCGTAAAGGGATGACCGATACGGCCCTCAAGACAGCCGACTCAGGTTACTTGACTCGTCGTTTGGTTGACGTGGCCCAAGACGTCATTATCCGTGAAGACGACTGTGGAACAGACCGTGGACTTGTGATCCGTGCCATTACTGATGGTAAGGAAATGATCGAGCCACTCGAAGAACGCTTGACTGGTCGTTATACCAAGAAATCTGTTAAACATCCTGAAACAGGTGAAGTCATCGTTGGTCCAGATACCTTGATTTCAGAAGACCTAGCACGTGAAATTGTCAAAGCTGGTGTGGAAGAAGTCACTATCCGCTCTGTCTTTACATGTAACACCCGCCATGGTGTCTGCCGTCACTGTTATGGTATCAACTTGGCGACTGGTGATGCGGTTGAAGTGGGTGAAGCAGTCGGAACTATCGCTGCCCAATCTATCGGGGAACCTGGTACACAGTTGACCATGCGTACCTTCCACACGGGTGGGGTTGCCTCAAATACCGATATCACGCAAGGTCTTCCTCGTGTCCAAGAAATCTTTGAAGCCCGCAATCCAAAAGGGGAAGCGGTCATCACTGAGGTCAAAGGGGAAGTCACAGCGATCGAAGAAGATGCTTCTACACGCACCAAGAAAGTCTTTGTTAGCGGAGCAACTGGTGAGGGCGAATACGTTGTCCCTTACACTGCCCGCATGAAAGTCGAAGTGGGAGATCAAGTCTCTCGTGGTGCGGCTCTGACAGAAGGGTCTATCCAACCAAAACGTCTCCTTGCCGTTCGTGATGTCTTGTCGGTTGAAACTTACCTTCTTGCGGAAGTACAAAAAGTATACCGTAGCCAAGGGGTAGAAATCGGCGACAAACACATCGAGGTAATGGTTCGTCAAATGATCCGTAAAGTACGTGTCATGGATCCAGGAGATACAGACCTTCTCATGGGTACGCTTATGGACATTACAGACTTTACAGATGCTAATAAGGATGTCCTTATCTCTGGTGGAGTTCCTGCGACTGCTCGTCCAGTCCTTATGGGAATCACCAAAGCCTCTCTTGAAACCAACAGTTTCTTGTCAGCTGCTTCCTTCCAAGAAACCACTCGTGTTCTTACGGACGCAGCGATCCGCGGTAAGAAAGACCATCTCCTTGGACTTAAGGAAAATGTTATCATTGGTAAGATTATTCCTGCGGGTACAGGTATGGCTCGTTACCGTAATTTGGAACCACAAGCGATTAATGAAGTTGAAATTATCGAAGAAGTACCATTAACAGATGGAACAGTCGATGAAGTTCAAACAGCTGAAGTCGTAGAAGAATAA
- the comGA gene encoding competence type IV pilus ATPase ComGA → MVQEIAKKLIRMGKKEEAQDLYFIPRKEEYQVFMRVGDERRFVKSFPFEDMTAIISHFKFVAGMNVGEKRRSQLGSCDYPLEDGVVSIRLSTVGDYRGYESLVIRLLHDEERELRFWFDQLPDLQKKLAGRGLYLFAGPVGSGKTTLMHALAQERFADQQVMSIEDPVEIKQDNMLQLQLNDQIGMTYDNLIKLSLRHRPDLLIIGEIRDKETARAVVRASLTGVTVFSTIHAKSVRGVYERLLELGVSEEELKIVLQGICYQRLIAGGGVVDFATENYQEHSASRWNQQMDLLAQSGYIQLAQAQAEKIIYR, encoded by the coding sequence ATGGTTCAAGAAATTGCAAAAAAACTGATCCGCATGGGGAAAAAGGAAGAAGCTCAGGATCTTTACTTCATTCCTCGGAAGGAGGAGTACCAGGTTTTTATGAGGGTGGGAGACGAGAGGCGCTTTGTAAAGTCCTTCCCTTTTGAGGACATGACGGCTATTATCAGCCACTTTAAGTTCGTGGCAGGGATGAATGTGGGAGAAAAAAGGCGCAGCCAGCTAGGGTCGTGTGATTACCCATTAGAGGATGGAGTGGTCTCGATTCGCTTGTCAACGGTGGGGGATTATCGTGGTTATGAAAGCTTGGTCATTCGGCTCTTGCATGATGAGGAACGTGAATTGCGGTTTTGGTTTGACCAGCTGCCAGACTTGCAGAAGAAATTGGCTGGTCGTGGGCTTTATCTTTTTGCGGGCCCCGTTGGCTCGGGAAAGACCACTCTCATGCATGCTTTGGCGCAAGAGCGCTTTGCGGACCAGCAAGTCATGTCTATTGAAGATCCTGTCGAGATCAAGCAGGATAATATGCTTCAGCTTCAGCTGAATGACCAGATCGGCATGACCTATGACAACCTGATCAAACTCTCCTTGCGCCATCGGCCGGACCTTCTTATTATTGGAGAGATCCGAGATAAGGAAACAGCTCGTGCGGTCGTACGAGCTAGTTTGACAGGAGTCACCGTCTTCTCTACGATTCATGCCAAAAGCGTTCGAGGTGTTTATGAGAGGCTCTTAGAACTTGGAGTGAGTGAGGAAGAGCTCAAGATTGTTTTACAAGGTATTTGCTACCAACGATTAATTGCAGGAGGAGGTGTGGTCGATTTTGCGACGGAAAACTACCAAGAGCACTCAGCCAGCCGCTGGAACCAACAAATGGATCTCTTGGCTCAATCGGGATATATCCAGCTGGCTCAGGCGCAAGCCGAAAAAATTATCTACCGCTAA
- a CDS encoding DUF1033 family protein, whose amino-acid sequence MYRVIEMYGDCEPWWFLEGWEEDIVSSRKFEDYYQALKYYKQKWLELNAHFPSYKSRSDLMTIFWDTNEQEWCEDCSEDVQFFHSIVLLEDEHKIPKSKLRPGYEKERGSRKHRSCQYTLDSKKGTTLS is encoded by the coding sequence ATGTATCGAGTGATTGAAATGTACGGGGACTGTGAACCCTGGTGGTTTTTAGAAGGTTGGGAAGAAGATATCGTCAGTAGCCGGAAGTTTGAAGACTATTACCAGGCTTTGAAATACTACAAGCAGAAGTGGTTGGAGTTGAATGCACACTTTCCAAGTTATAAGAGTCGGAGTGATCTCATGACGATCTTTTGGGATACCAACGAGCAAGAGTGGTGTGAGGACTGCAGTGAAGATGTGCAGTTTTTCCATTCGATTGTCCTTCTAGAAGACGAGCACAAGATCCCTAAAAGCAAGCTCCGCCCAGGCTACGAAAAGGAAAGAGGCAGTCGCAAACACCGTTCTTGTCAATATACACTCGATTCAAAAAAGGGGACAACCCTGTCATAA